Proteins encoded within one genomic window of Spirulina major PCC 6313:
- the gpmI gene encoding 2,3-bisphosphoglycerate-independent phosphoglycerate mutase, with the protein MTPASVSPAVLIILDGWGYRESADGNAIRTASTPVMDSLWETYPHTLIHTSGKKVGLPDGQMGNSEVGHLNLGAGRIVPQELVRISDAVEDGSFLENPALVKLCQSVRQSGGKLHCMGLCSEGGVHSHLSHLFGLLDLAKVQGIEQVCLHVFTDGRDTKPNEAIAVLQQIQDQIDAVGVGTIATISGRYYAMDRDRRWDRVEQAYRVLTEDDVIDSRSALDIIQDSYNAGINDEFILPVRIAPGKVEANDGVIFFNFRPDRARQLTTAFVSPTFKDFERVHITPLHFLTFTQYDPTLSVDVAFEPQSLTNILGEVIADHGLRQFRTAETEKYPHVTYFFNGGLEQPLAGEDRELIPSPMVATYDRQPKMSAEQVTDVACAALAKREYSLIVINYANPDMVGHTGNMNAALEAIETVDRTLGRLLEAISRVGGTAMITADHGNAEYMWDEQGKPWTAHTTNRVPLILVEGEGLKIPGYGADVQLREDGRLCDVAPTLLEILRLPQPPEMTGRSLLQPTPVELKPSRTPVKVSL; encoded by the coding sequence ATGACACCAGCATCAGTCTCTCCTGCGGTGCTCATAATTCTAGATGGCTGGGGGTATCGGGAGTCTGCCGATGGCAACGCAATTCGCACTGCATCAACACCCGTCATGGATAGTTTATGGGAGACCTACCCGCATACCTTGATCCACACATCGGGCAAGAAGGTCGGATTACCGGATGGGCAAATGGGCAACTCTGAGGTTGGCCATTTGAACCTTGGGGCCGGGCGGATTGTGCCTCAGGAACTTGTGCGCATTTCCGATGCGGTGGAAGACGGTTCATTTTTAGAAAATCCGGCGTTGGTGAAGCTGTGTCAGTCGGTGCGGCAGTCGGGCGGCAAACTCCACTGTATGGGACTCTGTTCAGAGGGTGGGGTGCATTCCCATCTGTCCCATTTATTTGGGCTGTTGGATTTGGCTAAGGTTCAGGGGATTGAGCAGGTGTGCCTCCATGTGTTTACGGATGGTCGGGATACAAAGCCCAATGAGGCGATCGCAGTCCTGCAACAGATTCAAGACCAGATTGATGCTGTGGGTGTGGGGACAATCGCGACGATCAGCGGTCGGTACTATGCCATGGATCGCGATCGCCGCTGGGATCGGGTCGAACAAGCCTATCGAGTCCTGACCGAGGACGACGTGATCGATTCCCGTTCCGCCCTGGACATTATCCAAGACTCCTACAACGCAGGGATTAACGACGAATTCATCCTGCCGGTGCGGATTGCACCGGGAAAAGTTGAGGCCAATGATGGCGTGATCTTTTTTAATTTCCGGCCCGATCGCGCCCGCCAACTGACGACGGCTTTCGTTTCCCCCACGTTCAAAGACTTTGAGCGAGTTCATATTACGCCGCTCCATTTCCTCACGTTTACCCAGTACGATCCGACGCTCTCGGTTGATGTGGCGTTTGAACCCCAAAGCTTAACCAATATCCTGGGTGAAGTGATCGCAGACCATGGGTTACGCCAATTTCGCACCGCCGAAACGGAAAAATATCCCCACGTCACCTACTTTTTTAATGGTGGCTTGGAGCAGCCCCTCGCCGGAGAAGACCGGGAATTGATTCCCAGTCCGATGGTGGCGACCTACGATCGCCAGCCCAAGATGTCCGCCGAACAAGTCACGGATGTGGCCTGTGCGGCCTTGGCCAAGCGGGAATATTCCCTGATCGTGATCAACTATGCCAACCCCGATATGGTGGGTCACACCGGCAACATGAACGCCGCCTTAGAAGCGATCGAAACAGTGGATCGCACCTTGGGGCGCTTACTCGAAGCGATTTCCCGCGTGGGAGGGACGGCGATGATTACGGCTGACCATGGCAATGCAGAATACATGTGGGATGAGCAGGGTAAACCTTGGACGGCCCACACGACGAACCGAGTGCCCTTGATCTTGGTTGAAGGGGAAGGGCTGAAAATTCCGGGCTATGGTGCGGATGTGCAATTGCGTGAAGATGGGCGGCTTTGTGACGTGGCCCCGACGCTGTTGGAAATCCTACGCCTCCCTCAACCCCCTGAAATGACGGGGCGATCGCTCCTTCAACCAACTCCGGTAGAGTTGAAACCCAGTCGTACCCCGGTGAAAGTCTCGCTTTAA
- a CDS encoding DNA-directed RNA polymerase subunit beta', producing the protein MSKAPTPKFFNHIVDKGKLKKLIAWAYTNYGSARCSQVADYLKEMGFRYATRAGVSISVDDLQVPSVKKAMLAEAEAEVAITEERYRTGKITEVERFQKVIDTWNVTSEELKDEVVRNFRDNTPLNSVYMMAFSGARGNLSQVRQLVGMRGLMADPQGEIIALPIKTNFREGLTVTEYIISSYGARKGLVDTALRTADSGYLTRRLVDVSQDVIVRESDCGTQRSVTAEAMKDGDRILINLSTRLMGRALAEDAIHPETGEVIATRNQFIDDDLGDAIEKSGIEKIQVRSPLTCEAARSVCQHCYGWSLAHGKLVDLGEAVGIIAAQSIGEPGTQLTMRTFHTGGVFTGEVARSFKADAAGKLQFGKKLRTRPVRTRHGDDREQVEVPGDLILTSTSGEKFTYPLTAGSLLFVTKGDTVEAGQLLAEVSLTKRQKSTEKATKDVASDLSGEIRFDRLVSEEKTDRQGNITHIAQRGGLLWVLAGEVYNLLPGAEPVVKNGDRVEFGDVLAQTQLRTIHGGVVRLSSGSREIEIITASVQLDQASVRRATSGTREQYIIQTAHGQQFFLKATPGTKVQNHQVIAELNDDHYRTQTGGTVKYAGVETGKSRGKKQGYEVIQGGTLLWIPEECHEVNKDISLLMVEEGQYVEAGTEVAKDIFCQSAGIVEVVQKNDILREMVIKAGDLHMLDEPPAVDADGQLLQPGTELFPGFTVSELKYGEYVDTPEGLALLLRPVVEYQISDKPDVPSQDSINGDAGQQMGLRAIQRLFFKDGERVKSVDGVELLSTQLVLEIEDKVANEHGDVATMSADIELIPHDPDDDNTEYQLQIVVLESLVIRRDMDADTTSGGTRTHVVVQDGDEIAPGSVVARTEIQCKEGGLIQGIQTETEAMRRILVTRNTDLITLSLDADPIVKEGDLVVASQELAPGVSTFESGQVLTITDRELILRRARPYRVSAGALLQVGDGDLVQRGDNLVLLVFERSKTGDIIQGLPRIEELLEARRPREACVLARRPGVGQVVYDADESVDIKVVESDGTISDYPISPGQNALVSDGQEVNIAEPLTDGPANPHEILETFFEYHKEEIGDYQAALIALEKAQLFLVDQVQGVYQSQGIDISDKHIEVIVRQMTSKVRIDDGGDTTMLPGELIELRQVEQVNDAMGITGGAPARYTPVLLGITKASLNTDSFISAASFQETTRVLTEAAIEGKSDWLRGLKENVIIGRLIPAGTGFNATEDLPIGGGFDVENGNDFSVTAPSRTLTEGYGGRANGDFPRESRALDENMVLDDQTARAYQLESPDSEASPSFLLDEEE; encoded by the coding sequence ATGTCAAAAGCACCCACACCCAAATTTTTTAACCATATCGTTGATAAAGGGAAGCTCAAAAAGCTGATTGCTTGGGCCTACACCAACTACGGCAGTGCGCGGTGTTCCCAAGTGGCGGATTACCTCAAGGAAATGGGGTTCCGCTATGCGACGCGGGCAGGGGTCTCGATTAGTGTCGATGATTTACAAGTGCCATCGGTGAAAAAAGCGATGCTTGCCGAAGCGGAAGCCGAGGTGGCGATTACCGAAGAGCGTTACCGGACTGGGAAAATTACCGAAGTGGAACGGTTCCAAAAGGTGATTGATACCTGGAATGTCACCTCTGAAGAACTGAAAGATGAGGTGGTGCGGAATTTCCGGGATAATACGCCTCTCAATAGCGTCTATATGATGGCGTTTAGTGGGGCGCGGGGGAATCTGTCCCAGGTGCGGCAGTTGGTGGGGATGCGGGGCTTGATGGCTGATCCCCAAGGGGAGATTATCGCCCTGCCGATTAAGACGAATTTCCGTGAAGGGTTGACGGTGACGGAGTACATCATCTCCTCCTATGGGGCGCGGAAGGGCTTAGTGGATACGGCGTTGCGGACGGCGGACTCTGGGTATTTAACGCGGCGGTTGGTGGATGTGAGCCAAGATGTGATCGTGCGGGAGTCGGACTGTGGCACGCAACGCAGTGTGACGGCTGAGGCGATGAAAGATGGCGATCGCATCTTGATCAACCTTTCCACTCGTCTCATGGGTCGTGCCCTTGCAGAAGATGCGATTCACCCGGAAACCGGCGAAGTGATCGCCACCCGCAATCAATTCATTGATGACGACCTCGGCGATGCCATCGAAAAATCGGGAATTGAGAAGATCCAAGTGCGATCGCCCCTCACCTGCGAAGCCGCCCGCTCCGTCTGTCAGCACTGCTACGGCTGGAGTCTCGCCCACGGCAAACTCGTCGATCTCGGCGAAGCCGTCGGCATCATCGCCGCCCAATCCATCGGCGAACCCGGCACCCAACTGACAATGCGCACCTTCCACACCGGCGGGGTCTTCACCGGCGAAGTGGCCCGGAGCTTCAAAGCCGATGCCGCCGGGAAACTCCAATTCGGCAAAAAACTCCGCACCCGGCCCGTCCGCACCCGCCACGGGGACGATCGCGAACAAGTCGAAGTCCCCGGTGATCTGATCCTCACCAGCACCAGCGGCGAAAAATTCACCTACCCCCTCACCGCCGGTTCCCTCCTCTTCGTCACCAAAGGCGACACCGTCGAAGCCGGTCAACTCCTCGCCGAAGTCTCCCTCACCAAACGGCAAAAGTCCACGGAAAAAGCCACCAAAGACGTGGCCTCCGACCTTTCCGGGGAAATCCGCTTTGATCGCCTCGTCAGCGAAGAAAAAACCGACCGTCAAGGCAACATCACCCACATCGCCCAACGGGGGGGCTTGCTCTGGGTCTTAGCCGGGGAAGTCTACAACCTCCTGCCCGGTGCAGAACCCGTGGTGAAAAATGGCGATCGCGTCGAATTCGGCGATGTCCTCGCCCAAACCCAACTGCGCACCATCCACGGCGGCGTAGTCCGTCTCTCCTCCGGCAGTCGGGAAATCGAGATCATCACCGCCTCCGTCCAACTCGACCAAGCCAGCGTCCGCCGTGCCACCTCCGGCACCCGCGAACAATACATCATCCAAACCGCCCACGGTCAGCAATTCTTCCTCAAAGCCACCCCCGGCACCAAAGTCCAAAACCACCAAGTGATCGCCGAACTCAACGACGACCACTACCGCACCCAAACCGGGGGAACCGTTAAATATGCCGGCGTTGAAACCGGCAAATCACGCGGTAAAAAACAAGGCTACGAGGTCATCCAGGGCGGCACTCTGCTCTGGATTCCCGAAGAATGCCACGAAGTCAACAAAGACATCTCCCTCCTAATGGTGGAAGAAGGGCAATATGTCGAAGCCGGCACCGAAGTCGCCAAAGACATCTTCTGTCAATCCGCCGGGATCGTCGAAGTGGTGCAGAAAAACGACATCCTCCGGGAAATGGTGATCAAAGCCGGGGATCTCCATATGCTCGACGAACCTCCCGCCGTTGATGCCGATGGCCAACTGCTCCAGCCCGGCACCGAACTCTTCCCCGGCTTCACCGTCAGCGAACTGAAATACGGTGAATATGTCGATACCCCCGAAGGTCTCGCCCTGCTGCTGCGTCCCGTCGTCGAATATCAAATCTCCGACAAACCCGATGTTCCCTCCCAGGACTCGATCAACGGCGATGCCGGTCAGCAAATGGGGCTGCGTGCCATCCAGCGCCTCTTCTTCAAAGACGGTGAACGGGTGAAATCCGTTGATGGCGTTGAACTCCTCAGCACCCAACTCGTCCTCGAAATCGAAGACAAAGTGGCCAATGAGCACGGCGATGTCGCCACCATGAGCGCGGATATCGAACTGATTCCCCACGATCCCGACGACGACAACACCGAATATCAACTTCAGATCGTTGTCCTGGAATCCCTGGTGATTCGGCGGGATATGGATGCCGACACCACCAGCGGCGGCACACGCACCCATGTGGTGGTGCAAGATGGGGACGAAATCGCACCGGGATCAGTGGTGGCTCGCACGGAGATCCAATGTAAAGAAGGGGGCCTGATCCAAGGGATTCAAACCGAAACCGAAGCCATGCGCCGGATTTTGGTCACCCGAAACACCGACCTGATCACCCTATCCCTTGATGCTGACCCGATCGTGAAAGAAGGCGATTTGGTGGTTGCCAGTCAGGAGTTAGCGCCAGGGGTCAGCACCTTTGAATCCGGTCAAGTGTTGACCATCACGGATCGTGAACTCATCCTGCGGCGGGCGCGTCCCTATCGGGTTTCTGCCGGGGCGTTGTTACAGGTGGGCGATGGTGACCTGGTGCAACGGGGGGATAACCTCGTGCTGCTCGTGTTTGAACGCTCTAAAACCGGGGATATCATTCAGGGTCTACCCCGGATTGAGGAATTGCTCGAAGCCCGCCGCCCCCGTGAAGCTTGCGTCCTGGCCCGTCGTCCGGGGGTGGGTCAGGTGGTGTACGATGCCGATGAAAGTGTGGATATTAAGGTCGTCGAAAGTGATGGCACGATTAGCGACTATCCGATCAGCCCCGGTCAAAACGCCTTGGTGTCTGACGGTCAAGAGGTGAATATTGCTGAGCCCCTCACCGATGGCCCCGCTAACCCCCATGAAATTCTCGAAACCTTCTTTGAATATCACAAGGAAGAAATTGGCGACTATCAAGCGGCGTTGATTGCCCTGGAAAAAGCCCAGCTTTTCCTGGTGGATCAGGTGCAAGGGGTGTATCAGTCCCAGGGGATTGATATTTCGGACAAGCACATTGAAGTGATTGTGCGACAAATGACCTCGAAGGTGCGGATTGATGATGGTGGCGATACGACGATGTTACCGGGTGAGTTGATCGAACTGCGTCAAGTGGAACAGGTCAACGATGCCATGGGGATCACCGGGGGTGCTCCGGCTCGCTATACGCCGGTTCTGTTGGGGATTACGAAGGCATCGCTCAATACCGATAGTTTCATCTCGGCAGCGTCATTCCAAGAAACGACACGGGTCTTGACTGAAGCGGCCATTGAAGGGAAATCTGATTGGCTGCGGGGTCTCAAGGAAAACGTGATCATTGGCCGCTTGATTCCGGCGGGAACTGGGTTTAATGCCACGGAAGATCTGCCGATTGGGGGTGGGTTTGATGTGGAAAACGGCAATGATTTTAGTGTCACTGCGCCGTCGCGAACCTTGACGGAAGGCTACGGTGGGCGTGCCAATGGTGATTTTCCCCGTGAAAGTCGCGCCTTGGATGAAAATATGGTGCTTGATGATCAAACGGCCCGTGCTTATCAGCTCGAGAGTCCAGATTCAGAGGCTTCGCCGTCTTTCTTGCTTGACGAAGAAGAGTAG
- the psbD gene encoding photosystem II D2 protein (photosystem q(a) protein): MTIAVGRTQERGWFDSVDDWLKRDRFVFIGWSGLLLFPCAYMALGGWLTGTTFVTSWYTHGLASSYLEGCNFITVAVSSPADAFGHSLLFLWGPEAQWSLTRWFQIGGLWPFVALHGAFGLIGFMLRQFEIARLVGIRPYNAIAFSGPIAVFVSVFLMYPLGQSSWFFAPSFGVAGIFRFILFLQGFHNWTLNPFHMMGVAGILGGALLCAIHGATVENTLFEDSDQANTFRAFTPTQSEETYSMVTANRFWSQIFGIAFSNKRWLHFFMLFVPVTGLWMSSIGIVGLALNLRAYDFVSQEIRAAEDPEFETFYTKNILLNEGMRAWMAPQDQPHERFIFPEEVLPRGNAL; this comes from the coding sequence ATGACCATAGCTGTTGGAAGAACACAAGAGCGAGGCTGGTTTGACTCAGTCGATGACTGGCTCAAACGCGATCGCTTCGTCTTCATCGGATGGTCTGGTTTGCTGCTGTTCCCCTGCGCCTACATGGCCCTGGGCGGCTGGCTGACCGGCACCACCTTCGTCACCTCCTGGTACACCCACGGACTGGCATCGAGCTACCTCGAAGGCTGCAACTTCATCACCGTCGCCGTGTCATCGCCCGCCGATGCCTTCGGTCACTCCCTGCTGTTCCTCTGGGGACCCGAAGCCCAGTGGAGCCTCACCCGCTGGTTCCAAATCGGCGGACTGTGGCCCTTCGTGGCGCTCCACGGCGCATTTGGGCTGATCGGCTTCATGCTGCGTCAGTTTGAAATTGCACGCCTCGTGGGGATTCGTCCCTACAATGCGATCGCCTTCAGTGGTCCGATCGCCGTATTCGTCAGCGTCTTCTTGATGTACCCCTTAGGACAATCCAGTTGGTTCTTCGCCCCCAGTTTCGGGGTTGCGGGGATTTTCCGGTTCATCCTGTTCCTGCAAGGGTTCCACAACTGGACGTTAAACCCCTTCCACATGATGGGAGTTGCCGGGATTCTGGGGGGTGCATTACTCTGCGCCATCCACGGAGCCACGGTAGAAAACACCCTCTTTGAAGACAGCGACCAAGCGAACACCTTCCGCGCCTTCACCCCGACCCAATCGGAAGAAACCTACAGCATGGTAACCGCCAACCGATTCTGGAGCCAAATCTTCGGAATTGCGTTTTCTAACAAACGGTGGTTGCACTTCTTCATGCTGTTTGTCCCCGTCACGGGCCTGTGGATGAGTTCCATTGGCATCGTTGGCCTCGCCTTAAACCTGCGGGCGTATGATTTCGTCTCCCAAGAAATCCGCGCCGCCGAAGACCCTGAATTTGAGACGTTCTACACCAAGAACATTCTGCTCAACGAAGGGATGCGGGCCTGGATGGCTCCGCAAGATCAACCCCACGAACGTTTTATATTCCCTGAGGAGGTTTTACCGCGTGGTAACGCTCTCTAG
- a CDS encoding photosystem I assembly protein Ycf4, giving the protein MTASISSPTESVLRQTVLGSRRISNIFWAVISAIGGIGFFLAGLSSYLHKNLLPVTDTTQLIFIPQGIALLFYGVIGSLIALYQGIMFILDVGGGYNEFDKVAQQVTIFRWGFPGKNRQINVTYALDDVQSIRAEIREGLNPKRALYLRVKSSRDIPLTRVGEPLSLSQLENQGAALARFLGVPLEGL; this is encoded by the coding sequence ATGACCGCATCGATATCATCCCCCACAGAGTCAGTCCTGCGGCAAACCGTGCTAGGCTCTCGCCGGATCAGCAACATCTTTTGGGCGGTTATTTCAGCCATTGGTGGCATCGGGTTTTTCCTGGCTGGCCTATCGAGCTATCTGCACAAAAACCTATTACCCGTCACGGATACGACCCAATTAATTTTCATTCCCCAGGGGATTGCCCTCCTGTTCTATGGTGTGATTGGCAGCTTAATTGCCCTTTACCAAGGCATTATGTTTATCCTGGATGTCGGAGGGGGGTATAACGAATTCGATAAGGTAGCACAGCAAGTGACGATCTTCCGGTGGGGATTCCCCGGTAAAAATCGTCAGATCAACGTCACCTACGCCCTTGATGATGTGCAATCGATCCGTGCTGAAATTCGCGAAGGACTCAACCCCAAACGTGCCCTTTACCTGCGGGTCAAGTCCAGCCGTGATATTCCCCTAACCCGTGTGGGCGAACCCTTAAGCCTGTCCCAATTGGAAAACCAAGGGGCTGCCTTGGCTCGCTTTTTGGGTGTTCCCCTTGAAGGCCTCTAA
- the psbC gene encoding photosystem II reaction center protein CP43 yields MVTLSSASTINQSRDLESTGFAWWAGNARLINLSGKLLGAHVAHAGLIVFWTGAMTLFEVAHFTADKPIYEQGCILIPHLATLGLGVGPGGEVVDTFPYFVVGVLHLISSAVLGLGGIYHAIRGPETLEEYSDFFGYDWADKNQMTNIIGYHLILLGLGALLLVFKAMFFGGVYDTWAPGGGDVRIISNPTLNPAVIFGYLLNSPFGGEGWIIGVDNMEDIIGGHIWVGLTCIAGGIWHILTKPFGWARRAFVWSGEAYLSYSLGALSLMGFIASFFVWFNNTAYPSEFYGPTNAEASQAQAFVFLARDQRLGANIGSAQGPTGLGKYLMRSPTGEIIFGGETMRFWDFRGPWLEPLRGPNGLDLDKLRNDIQPWQLRRASEYMTHAPNGSLNSVGGIITEPNSFNYVNPRAWLGTSHFVLGFFFLVGHLWHAGRARAASAGFEKGIDRETEPVLAMPDLD; encoded by the coding sequence GTGGTAACGCTCTCTAGTGCTTCAACCATCAACCAAAGCCGCGATCTAGAATCTACTGGATTCGCGTGGTGGGCAGGCAATGCTCGCTTAATCAATCTTTCCGGTAAATTGCTGGGTGCCCACGTCGCCCATGCTGGCCTAATCGTGTTCTGGACGGGCGCAATGACTCTGTTTGAAGTGGCTCACTTCACCGCAGACAAGCCTATCTACGAACAAGGCTGTATTCTCATTCCCCACTTGGCCACCCTTGGCCTCGGTGTGGGGCCCGGTGGTGAAGTGGTGGACACCTTCCCCTACTTCGTCGTCGGTGTGTTGCACCTGATTTCCTCCGCTGTCCTCGGCTTGGGTGGGATCTACCACGCCATCCGCGGCCCGGAAACCCTCGAAGAATATTCTGATTTCTTTGGCTACGACTGGGCAGACAAAAACCAGATGACCAATATTATTGGGTATCACCTGATTCTGTTGGGCCTTGGTGCTCTGCTCCTGGTGTTCAAAGCGATGTTCTTTGGTGGTGTCTATGACACCTGGGCTCCGGGTGGTGGTGATGTCCGGATCATCAGTAACCCCACCCTGAACCCAGCCGTGATCTTCGGCTACCTGCTGAACTCTCCGTTTGGCGGCGAAGGCTGGATCATTGGTGTTGACAATATGGAAGACATCATTGGTGGTCACATCTGGGTCGGCTTAACTTGCATTGCAGGCGGCATCTGGCATATTTTGACCAAGCCCTTTGGTTGGGCGCGTCGCGCCTTTGTCTGGTCGGGTGAGGCTTACCTCTCCTACAGCCTCGGTGCGCTGTCCTTGATGGGCTTCATTGCGTCCTTCTTTGTTTGGTTCAACAATACCGCCTATCCCAGTGAGTTCTACGGCCCCACCAACGCCGAAGCGTCTCAAGCCCAAGCCTTTGTGTTCTTGGCGCGTGACCAACGCTTGGGGGCGAATATTGGTTCGGCTCAAGGCCCCACGGGTTTGGGTAAATACCTGATGCGATCGCCCACGGGTGAGATCATCTTTGGGGGTGAAACGATGCGCTTCTGGGACTTCCGTGGTCCCTGGTTAGAGCCGCTGCGGGGCCCCAACGGTTTGGATCTCGACAAACTGCGCAATGACATCCAACCCTGGCAACTGCGTCGGGCATCGGAATACATGACCCACGCGCCCAACGGTTCTCTGAACTCGGTGGGGGGGATCATTACCGAACCCAACTCCTTTAACTATGTGAACCCCCGCGCGTGGTTGGGAACCTCCCACTTCGTACTGGGCTTCTTCTTCTTGGTTGGTCACCTTTGGCATGCTGGACGGGCCCGTGCGGCTTCGGCTGGTTTTGAAAAAGGGATTGATCGTGAGACTGAACCGGTATTAGCAATGCCTGATCTAGACTAG
- a CDS encoding undecaprenyl-diphosphate phosphatase — protein sequence MIAIASPDTIDLAQMTVFQAIVLGFVQGMTEFIPISSTAHLKVVPVVLGWGDPGVTFTAIIQLGSIGAVLWYFWADLSELITGTIQSLRTRNFQSQAWRMSLGIAIGTVPIVVFGLLLKVLVPDLDDSPIRSLASIAIASILMALLLALAEKLGQRLRTFEQLSTLDGIWMGLAQALALMPGVSRSGSTITAGLFMGLERATAARFSFLLGLPAITLAGLVQLKSDVIDVGVPNAAWLSLIVGTLSAAFFSYLAIAWLIKFLQKQDTWVFVWYRLAFGIVILGALGMGWL from the coding sequence ATGATCGCGATCGCCTCTCCAGACACAATCGATCTAGCCCAAATGACGGTTTTTCAGGCGATTGTTTTGGGGTTTGTGCAGGGGATGACGGAATTTATCCCGATTAGCAGTACCGCCCATCTTAAGGTTGTGCCGGTGGTGTTGGGGTGGGGTGATCCCGGTGTCACCTTTACGGCCATTATCCAACTGGGCAGCATTGGGGCGGTGCTGTGGTATTTCTGGGCGGATCTGTCTGAATTGATCACCGGCACGATCCAGTCCCTGCGGACGCGGAATTTTCAATCCCAAGCTTGGCGCATGTCCCTGGGAATTGCGATCGGAACCGTGCCGATTGTGGTGTTTGGACTCCTGCTGAAAGTTCTGGTGCCGGATTTGGATGATTCGCCGATTCGGAGTTTGGCTTCGATTGCGATCGCCTCCATCCTCATGGCCCTCCTCCTGGCCTTAGCGGAAAAACTCGGCCAACGCCTGCGCACCTTTGAACAACTCTCCACCCTGGACGGGATTTGGATGGGACTCGCCCAAGCCTTAGCCCTAATGCCTGGGGTTTCCCGGTCGGGGTCTACGATCACGGCGGGTCTGTTCATGGGCTTAGAACGGGCGACGGCGGCTCGATTTTCCTTCCTCTTAGGACTGCCGGCCATTACCCTCGCCGGCCTCGTGCAGTTAAAAAGTGACGTGATCGATGTGGGGGTTCCCAATGCCGCCTGGTTATCGCTGATCGTCGGGACGCTTTCGGCGGCGTTCTTTTCCTACTTGGCGATCGCTTGGCTGATCAAGTTTTTGCAAAAACAAGATACCTGGGTTTTTGTCTGGTATCGCCTGGCCTTTGGGATCGTGATTCTGGGGGCATTGGGGATGGGGTGGCTCTAG
- the larB gene encoding nickel pincer cofactor biosynthesis protein LarB, whose translation MGQRDALQSILEAVSAGYLSPQAAAAKLGQAETGYEAIADFAKLDHQRQARTGFPEAIWGQDKTPDQIVQIFQAMQRHPAIALATRITPAVFAQLQHQLPALRYYETARICALGTPKTHRPGTITLLTAGTADLPVAEEAAVTAELMGFTVERLWDVGVAGIQRLLRHQDAIATADVLIVVAGMEGALPSVVGGLADCPVIAVPTSIGYGASFGGLTPLLAMLNSCAAGIGVVNIDNGFGAAILAGQILRTAEKFAQSRPSRPESPPNS comes from the coding sequence ATGGGACAACGGGATGCGCTGCAATCGATTCTAGAGGCGGTATCCGCCGGCTATCTAAGCCCCCAAGCGGCAGCGGCAAAATTGGGCCAAGCCGAGACGGGTTATGAGGCGATCGCCGACTTTGCCAAGCTTGACCACCAGCGCCAAGCCCGCACCGGCTTCCCCGAAGCAATTTGGGGCCAAGACAAGACCCCCGACCAAATTGTGCAAATTTTCCAGGCGATGCAACGTCACCCCGCGATCGCCCTGGCCACCCGAATCACGCCCGCTGTGTTTGCCCAGTTGCAACACCAATTGCCAGCGTTGCGCTACTACGAAACCGCCCGCATTTGCGCCTTAGGCACACCCAAGACCCACCGTCCCGGCACGATTACCCTATTAACGGCAGGCACGGCGGATCTGCCCGTTGCCGAAGAAGCCGCCGTCACCGCCGAGTTAATGGGCTTTACGGTTGAGCGTCTTTGGGATGTGGGCGTGGCGGGAATTCAACGATTGTTGCGCCATCAAGATGCGATCGCCACGGCCGATGTCTTGATCGTCGTTGCCGGTATGGAAGGAGCGTTGCCTAGCGTTGTCGGGGGTCTAGCTGATTGCCCCGTAATTGCCGTGCCTACAAGTATCGGCTACGGCGCAAGTTTCGGCGGTTTAACACCCTTGCTGGCGATGCTCAATTCCTGTGCTGCCGGGATTGGGGTCGTCAATATTGACAATGGCTTCGGGGCGGCCATTCTCGCCGGTCAAATTCTCCGCACCGCTGAAAAATTCGCTCAATCTCGCCCCTCAAGACCCGAATCTCCGCCCAATTCGTAA
- a CDS encoding metal-sensing transcriptional repressor, which yields MLCKTGKVVLENSSSASTSAHAHPHVHDAEVRRQIINRLSRIEGHIRGVKNMVQEDRHCPEVLVQIAAVRGALDRVARMILDDHLTECVVRAAQEGNMEAEIEELKSALDRFLP from the coding sequence ATGTTGTGTAAAACAGGCAAAGTTGTGTTAGAAAATTCGTCTTCGGCTTCAACGTCGGCCCATGCTCACCCCCACGTCCATGACGCGGAGGTTCGACGGCAAATTATCAATCGACTGTCTCGGATTGAGGGCCATATTCGGGGGGTTAAGAATATGGTGCAGGAGGATCGCCACTGCCCAGAGGTTTTGGTGCAAATTGCGGCGGTGCGGGGCGCGTTAGACCGCGTGGCTCGGATGATTTTGGATGATCACCTGACGGAATGTGTGGTGCGCGCAGCTCAAGAAGGCAATATGGAGGCAGAAATTGAGGAACTTAAATCGGCGCTCGATCGCTTCTTACCCTAG